From one Nycticebus coucang isolate mNycCou1 chromosome 14, mNycCou1.pri, whole genome shotgun sequence genomic stretch:
- the ZP1 gene encoding LOW QUALITY PROTEIN: zona pellucida sperm-binding protein 1 (The sequence of the model RefSeq protein was modified relative to this genomic sequence to represent the inferred CDS: inserted 1 base in 1 codon; deleted 1 base in 1 codon; substituted 2 bases at 2 genomic stop codons): protein MPVDTVGPGQWPQPEPGLSGPWHSCDFGIEYKAKLSTSRWTLDPQGLICLYPSYRKNVYIVLVGTDAVLVIHFPLTPCGTTVQVAGHQLIHEDHLASDVHVXKGPPASITQDSTFQLHVRCVFNTMDFLPTWASSTFPPPSPAPVTQPSPPQLXLRSPRSVGSPAPRPVLELHRHWADPSARPFLQPQGPILPTGGMSLAPRCPFKGNSNRTXLAALDRAALPFCSHYQGVTVTTFALLNSGPQEPPEPCAWPHLLGSSGHRSDIARPQDIMSSLGAVGFEDPYGQEPLLDPREWAGYTSLSLLLWVVPLLLAIALVLGFDVFMGLSQTWAQKLQKATENGLNKPRFQTY, encoded by the exons ATGCCTGTGGACACTGTGGGACCAGGTCAGTGGCCACAGCCCGAGCCTGGCCTCTCAGGCCCATGGCATAGTTGTGACTTTGGGATAGAGTACAAGGCCAAACTGTCCACTTCAAG ATGGACACTAGACCCCCAAGGCCTGATCTGCCTTTATCCCAGCTACCGCAAAAATGTCTACATCGTCCTGGTG GGGACAGATGCTGTCCTGGTCATCCACTTCCCTCTCACACCTTGCGGCACCACAGTTCAG GTGGCTGGCCACCAGCTCATTCATGAAGACCACCTGGCCTCTGACGTCCATGTCTGAAAGGGGCCACCAGCTTCCATCACACAGGACAGTACCTTCCA GCTTCATGTCCGCTGCGTCTTCAACACCATGGACTTCCTGCCCACTTGGGCATCATCCACCTTCCCGCCTCCGTCTCCTGCCCCTGTGACCCAGCCCAGCCCCCCACAGCTCTAACTGAGATCACCAAGG TCTGTGGGGAGCCCAGCCCCTAGGCCAGTCCTGGAGCTGCACCGGCATTGGGCCGATCCCAGTGCCCGCCCCTTCCTGCAGCCCCAGGGGCCCATCCTTCCCACAGGAG gcatgagcctggccCCAAGATGTCCTTTCAAAGGCAACAGCAACAGAA CACTGGCAGCCTTGGACAGGGCAGCCCTGCCCTTCTGCTCTCACTACCAGGGTGTCACTGTTACCACCTTCGCGCTCCTAAACTCAGGTCCCCAAGAGCCCCCAGAGCCTTGTGCCTGGCCCCATCTGTTAG GATCTTCAGGTCACCGCAGTGACATTGCC AGGCCCCAGGACATCATGAGCTCTTTAGGGGCAGTGGGCTTTGAGGACCCCTATGGGCAGGAGCCCTTGCTGGACCCACGGGAGTGGG CCGGTTACACCAGCCTGAGTCTTCTCCTGTGGGTGGTCCCTTTGCTGCTGGCCATTGCCCTTGTCCTAGGGTTTGATGTCTTTATGGGCCTGAGCCAGACTTGGGCCCAGAAGCTACAGAAGGCAACAGAGAATGGGCTCAATAAACCACGATTTCAAACCTATTGA
- the PTGDR2 gene encoding prostaglandin D2 receptor 2 isoform X1, whose translation MGHTGFSWPGSCSRPLSGFPCGFHTTNLRASFPSPQSWAMLANVTLKPLCPILEQMSRLQSHSNSSIRYIDHAAVLVHGLASLLGVVENGLILFVVGFRMPQTVVTTWVLHLALSDLLATASLPFFTYFLAVGHSWELGTTFCKFHSSIFFLNMFASGFLLSAISLDRCLQVVRPVWAQNHRTVAAAHKVCGALWALAVLNTVPYFVFRDTIPRVDGRIMCYYNVLLLYSGPDRDATCNSRQAALAISKFLLAFLVPLVIIASSHVAVSLQLRHRGRRRSGRFVRLVAAVVAAFALCWGPYHVFSLLEARAHHHAALRPLVWRGLPFVTSLAFINSVVNPLLYVLTCPDVLSKLRRSLRAVLESVLVDDSELGPGGSSRRRRASSSSSLGSRHQALLRPARLLSWLPGGRAATLQRGRAPSQDERGPLSRALSNTSR comes from the coding sequence ATGGGTCATACTGGATTCTCCTGGCCAGGTTCCTGCTCCAGGCCCCTCTCTGGGTTCCCTTGTGGCTTCCATACCACCAACCTCAGAGCCTCCTTCCCTTCACCGCAGAGCTGGGCGATGTTAGCCAACGTCACGCTGAAGCCCCTCTGCCCCATCCTGGAGCAGATGAGCCGCCTGCAGAGCCACAGCAACTCCAGCATCCGCTATATCGACCATGCAGCTGTGCTGGTGCACGGGCTGGCCTCGCTGCTGGGCGTGGTGGAGAACGGCCTCATCCTCTTCGTGGTGGGCTTCCGCATGCCGCAGACCGTGGTCACCACCTGGGTGCTGCACTTGGCGCTGTCCGACCTGTTGGCCACTGCCTCCCTGCCCTTTTTCACCTACTTCCTGGCCGTGGGCCACTCGTGGGAGCTGGGCACCACCTTCTGCAAATTCCACTCCTCCATCTTCTTCCTCAACATGTTTGCCAGCGGCTTTCTGCTCAGCGCCATCAGCCTGGACCGCTGTCTGCAGGTGGTGCGGCCAGTGTGGGCGCAGAATCACCGCACGGTGGCCGCGGCGCACAAAGTCTGCGGGGCGCTGTGGGCGCTGGCTGTGCTTAACACCGTACCCTATTTCGTGTTCCGGGACACCATTCCTCGGGTGGACGGGCGCATCATGTGCTACTACAACGTCCTGCTTCTGTACAGCGGGCCCGACCGCGACGCCACGTGCAACTCCCGCCAGGCGGCCCTGGCCATTAGCAAGTTCCTGCTGGCCTTCCTGGTGCCGCTGGTGATCATCGCCTCCAGCCACGTGGCCGTGAGCTTGCAGTTGCGCCACCGCGGCCGCCGGCGGTCAGGCCGCTTTGTGCGCTTGGTGGCGGCGGTGGTGGCGGCCTTCGCGCTCTGCTGGGGGCCCTACCACGTGTTCAGCCTGCTGGAGGCACGGGCGCACCACCACGCGGCGCTGCGGCCGCTCGTGTGGCGCGGACTGCCCTTTGTCACCAGCCTGGCCTTCATCAACAGCGTGGTCAACCCGCTGCTCTACGTGCTTACCTGCCCCGACGTGCTGAGCAAGCTGCGGCGCTCGCTGCGCGCGGTGCTCGAGAGCGTGCTGGTGGACGACAGCGAGCTGGGCCCCGGGGgcagcagccgccgccgccgcgcctcCTCCTCCTCGTCGCTGGGCAGCCGCCACCAGGCCCTGCTGCGCCCCGCGCGCCTCCTGAGCTGGCTACCGGGTGGCCGCGCTGCGACCCTGCAGAGGGGCCGGGCCCCATCCCAAGACGAGAGGGGCCCCCTGAGTCGGGCGCTGAGCAACACCTCGCGATAG
- the PTGDR2 gene encoding prostaglandin D2 receptor 2 isoform X2 translates to MLANVTLKPLCPILEQMSRLQSHSNSSIRYIDHAAVLVHGLASLLGVVENGLILFVVGFRMPQTVVTTWVLHLALSDLLATASLPFFTYFLAVGHSWELGTTFCKFHSSIFFLNMFASGFLLSAISLDRCLQVVRPVWAQNHRTVAAAHKVCGALWALAVLNTVPYFVFRDTIPRVDGRIMCYYNVLLLYSGPDRDATCNSRQAALAISKFLLAFLVPLVIIASSHVAVSLQLRHRGRRRSGRFVRLVAAVVAAFALCWGPYHVFSLLEARAHHHAALRPLVWRGLPFVTSLAFINSVVNPLLYVLTCPDVLSKLRRSLRAVLESVLVDDSELGPGGSSRRRRASSSSSLGSRHQALLRPARLLSWLPGGRAATLQRGRAPSQDERGPLSRALSNTSR, encoded by the coding sequence ATGTTAGCCAACGTCACGCTGAAGCCCCTCTGCCCCATCCTGGAGCAGATGAGCCGCCTGCAGAGCCACAGCAACTCCAGCATCCGCTATATCGACCATGCAGCTGTGCTGGTGCACGGGCTGGCCTCGCTGCTGGGCGTGGTGGAGAACGGCCTCATCCTCTTCGTGGTGGGCTTCCGCATGCCGCAGACCGTGGTCACCACCTGGGTGCTGCACTTGGCGCTGTCCGACCTGTTGGCCACTGCCTCCCTGCCCTTTTTCACCTACTTCCTGGCCGTGGGCCACTCGTGGGAGCTGGGCACCACCTTCTGCAAATTCCACTCCTCCATCTTCTTCCTCAACATGTTTGCCAGCGGCTTTCTGCTCAGCGCCATCAGCCTGGACCGCTGTCTGCAGGTGGTGCGGCCAGTGTGGGCGCAGAATCACCGCACGGTGGCCGCGGCGCACAAAGTCTGCGGGGCGCTGTGGGCGCTGGCTGTGCTTAACACCGTACCCTATTTCGTGTTCCGGGACACCATTCCTCGGGTGGACGGGCGCATCATGTGCTACTACAACGTCCTGCTTCTGTACAGCGGGCCCGACCGCGACGCCACGTGCAACTCCCGCCAGGCGGCCCTGGCCATTAGCAAGTTCCTGCTGGCCTTCCTGGTGCCGCTGGTGATCATCGCCTCCAGCCACGTGGCCGTGAGCTTGCAGTTGCGCCACCGCGGCCGCCGGCGGTCAGGCCGCTTTGTGCGCTTGGTGGCGGCGGTGGTGGCGGCCTTCGCGCTCTGCTGGGGGCCCTACCACGTGTTCAGCCTGCTGGAGGCACGGGCGCACCACCACGCGGCGCTGCGGCCGCTCGTGTGGCGCGGACTGCCCTTTGTCACCAGCCTGGCCTTCATCAACAGCGTGGTCAACCCGCTGCTCTACGTGCTTACCTGCCCCGACGTGCTGAGCAAGCTGCGGCGCTCGCTGCGCGCGGTGCTCGAGAGCGTGCTGGTGGACGACAGCGAGCTGGGCCCCGGGGgcagcagccgccgccgccgcgcctcCTCCTCCTCGTCGCTGGGCAGCCGCCACCAGGCCCTGCTGCGCCCCGCGCGCCTCCTGAGCTGGCTACCGGGTGGCCGCGCTGCGACCCTGCAGAGGGGCCGGGCCCCATCCCAAGACGAGAGGGGCCCCCTGAGTCGGGCGCTGAGCAACACCTCGCGATAG